GAGCCCGGGACCCTttgtttactagcatcaccacacttcctctgcgccacggtaACTTACATATTACCGGGTGTTTTTTTATCcaatatatcagtggatattgaatcaatgtattgaatgtgttaacTTGAAAAGATTATGACAAAccattgacaaaccattcagtttgtaacaatcaattatatctaattaataaattacatgcatgcatgtatttagaatgaaatacggaacttggtcttccgtgaaaaaaaatatattatacctaaatggaaaccgttaggctcatttaaaccgagtagatatacgttcatttaatttatagctataaaaatgtaagaaagaaaatgaaatgcattgaaactattagggtatttgttcaacttcccgcaatttcccggttttcatgaatTCGACGccgttccagtatgtttaaatatttaattgtatacatgatttttaaactatcaattctataacaaacaatataaccAAGTACAGGTGACGTATtaactgcatgtggcaattgcaaatgatgtatacatatacttgtacatataattgtatgatgtaccaggccgggtatgtgatatatttacccttatacatatatttaaataattaaccccatatttatgatcaccggtacattaatttattagcctcaagattttactcttacatacatgtatcgttaatttgtagacgtaacatttttgaaacccagagctaggaaataatactttgaaaatgaattacaaatgtaaataaacttttattcactagacttatggtatactcgtacatactaagattttaacgcctttagaaaccttgacgtgcacctgggcacacgacacacctgttgtgtatatcttgtatattctgtgttagttccaggggttttcttaagttggacaaacaaaaGACTTTAATAAGATATACACAaaacgtgcacctgggcacacgagacacctgttgtgtatatcgtgtatattctgtgttagttccatgggttttcttaagttggacaaacaatagactctaattagatatacacaaacgaacaaaactatgtctagacaaacaaaacagtaatatcctgcccgatataacaaaggcaattgagagagtcttttcatctttaacatgtatctagcagatctagaataatacctagaaataatgaaaattgaagaaaaaaaatgcaaaccttaaaccgattattgaattaaatcatgcatttttggttcattatctttattttgtttaataaccggatgaacagagagagagagagagagagagagagagagagagagagagagagagatttcaccgattaatttatgttaggaaacaaacatactttaattagtttcatGCACAGATTAAGATACAGAAACTGCActcacccctacaataattttgaaaccccccaaaaatgaaagaattttataacggcaatctgtgtccatcggagcggtgttgatgatagcgatctgtgtttaatggagcgacaattaaaaccgcctggaacacccacccgcccccttccttggaaattatattatcactcggatgaccccctcctaTCCCTAtaaaaagagcttttgcatttaatatttgtttttattgttcagcttgatcaaacttgacctaaagggaacttaaagatggtttaaagacaacttaaagggagcgtaaatgccacttaaagatgcttaaaggtgccttaaagatggcttaaaggtgacttaaagaagtttggacattaaggatctataagctcagcttaaaggtgacttaaaggtggcttaaagattgtatatcctttaagccacctttacgccacctttaagccaccttttaaggacttgcttaaagagtgtttttcgccctgtgattTGTAGTTCATCAAGAGAAAATATGGAGTaggattgtttaaaaaaaaagaaacgatatcatatttattttcttgaCTTCCATTCACATGttaaaatatcttgaacttAGCGTATACTTTGACTGTATATCAAAGATAAGGTTGTTTACGCAATTCTGAAATTCATTTTCTTGCAATAATCTTTTGGTAAATATCCACTTTTGgtaaacatattttatcttAGTTTTAAAAACTAAGATGCACGATCTAGAAAAGTTAACTACTTAAAGTGGTCCTAAATCTAACAATCATAAAAAAAGAGGattgatttaaaattctttaaagtATGTCACTGTGACTTTGTTTCAATAAACTCGTCTTCAGGCCGTGATATGTGAATAGTGTTTTAAGCATTTCCAATGATATTTGATACACCTAACACCAGCAGATATGTTCCCTTATTACAGGACATCTATTTGCTTAAAGATTGATACACATTGTTAACAAAATAAGATATCTACCGTCTTTTGATATGTGCACAgcagtttttttttccaacagAATATTTAGGGGATGTAAAGAAAGTGTTAAAAACAAGGAACAAACAAGCtagtatatcttttttataattattgataaGTTTACAATGGCGAGTAGTAACAATACATTAGATTTTGGTTCCGTACGTTGCCGGTCCCCATGGGGTGTTTCCCAGAGGCTGAGTTTTTGTTATTGCTGTCTTCGTCATCAAAGTGCACATTTTCTTCTCTCACGTACATCCCTTTTACCAATTGACAAGGGGAAGAAAATCTTAGCAGATAAAACGGCTGAGAAGTTGGCAGCAGAATCATTTTGGTGTATGAACCATCACCtctaacaaaaaaagaaaacattgacaATGTATTGTAAATTCTTTCTAAACTGGCCTTATGGTGTAGAATATTGTAGATTTTAGTCTTCAAAACAACAACTGTTACACAGCCTTCATAGACTGCTAGGCAGATAAACGGATAAGGCAATTATTGATATAAGCGTAACAAGCAAGTTTTGTAACCTTAATCTTTATATTAAGTATATAATTCACTTACTTATCAGACAAAAAAGTAGGcaataaaacaaatactttaaaaaaaaagcccaGTACTGACTTGATTCAAGGACATGACAtcgtattttaatgttttttgtgACAAAAAACTTGcgaaaatatgaagaaattgtTTACTACTTACTTTCTTTTTtgcggttttttttatatatggtaTAATAAAGATTCAGTTTAACTTTGTAAAGTTCAGAGAGAAACAAATGTGCATGCATAAAGTGATAAAAAGAAGAATGTTTTATGTACTAGAGGGTTTCATAAATTGCTGCAATTGACCttacgcagtacagttaaggcggccAATAAAAATAtcggcaaatttttgtgatgaaaacgcATATACTTTAATtcaactggcatgtcctttttaaaaccagtaacagtcactcaaataatatatatttctaaaatatatatataaaagtacaatattttatgttcatagtggtcacgtgatatgacagtcgcatggtacaagcagatgtatttgtagttttgaggtcatttaaaaaattcaatattgcaagggcatagtcatgtcaaaattcacaactgaattataaaataacttaatgttatatcgtagattttgaaaaacgctGCGAACTTCGTGGGATAAGattatttgttagtagaaaccgtaatttataatgcatttgttgaataattttgaaggtcacagggttaatttcattaaaaaataattaatttgtaagattttacaaggatcgtagaagtttttaagttacatagcatatttcaaattcacatgtaaaagtttgtcagGATCAGTTAAgcgtatgcccttgcaattaagtgatttatttaggtactcagctTAAAGATTTACGGTATTTTACACAAAACAGAGGTCTCAAAAGTCGGAGAAACAATTGAAAGTGATGGCAGATACACGATTCATAATATTGCAAAAGCTATTGGCATACCGTATATCAGTTTTTTCCGCGTCATGTTTTTTCCGCGAATCAGAGCCTAGaacggtatataaaatttacgcgAATATTATACGATGTATActtataacaaaatgaaaataagactataaaggtagcattctactaataataatgttaaacaaaatattcatatataattttccGTTAATCTAATACATTTAGTTTTCTTCGCTAAAAAACTGCATGATAGCCTTCAATGActtaacttaatgcgtcattttggagcatatgacgtcatattttgtagtacagcgagaacgacatctcaCTTATATTTCAGTGTGTAGGATATAACGAACCttaaaattgtaagtaatagcatttgttgttttcaattCAAAGGTTAGCATAAATTAATTTTGCtaataaattaatgaataagtagttttgagatttttaatatactgtgatgtcataatgcacatttcccgaaCTTTTTTTCTGAACGGaatttattgacagccttaactgtgctgcgtaatataaacaaattagtCATTGGGAAGAGGGATTGGCTACACAAAAATCAACCTCCATTCGATATAAGAGTTAATTAATAAGTTAAGCTGCTGTCCTATAAAACATGTTACTGGAATTacaacaacaaatatttttgataaccGTCCAAGAATAGTTACAGCTAAAATGATTCTGAGaaagtttatatttaattcTGAGTATTTTGAAATGAGTTGATATTGTCAGAAACTACATTTAGTGTAACACGTCTTATTTAGATAAGGTAACAATTCGATAATGTCATACCGACAGCAGTAATTTATGTCAGTGTTTCTTCCATAGGAACCCGATGGTAATACACCACCATAGGAGTTCTTGTTGCGCGAATCCTCGTCATCCCAATGTACAGTGCCAGGTTGAAATCCTTTATATCAATacaaatgaatataattttgttaGATAAAAAGATGATAgaaaagatataaataaaaaacaaacagacagactgacagacagacaggcagaCAGGCAAACCGACTAACCGGCAggcagatagatagatagatagatagatagatagatagatagatagatagatagatagatagataaatagatagatagatgattAATAGATAGATAAAAGATAGATAGATTTGATATACTGGCATATTGACATTAGTAGACTGAAGGACGATTAGACAGACAGAAAAATGTACATACAGATAGGTGAAATTATACAGGTggatatcaaaagaaaaatctCTGCTTTATGCAAGCGATCTCAAATTTGTCATACATATGGGTATTAAAATGAGACATAAATATCTGTAGGCATTATTCGGTTTTTTATGGTATGTCTTAATAATGAAACTTCAAAGAATATGCTTGTTAAAGGGACCACGATCTGGGATTtgattaaaatgaagaaaaccCCCCACAACTTTATTATTACATTcgtaaaaaaacaaactaaaacagATGATTTTGAGATGGAATCATGTCAAAGTGTATTATTCAAACTATAAAATGAAGTCAACACAATGTGTATCTTTACCCATGGGACAGGACAGTCCATGTTGTAATATGCAGTAGTTTCCTGCTGGCCATAAGCCCCCGTTCATCCCAGTGTTTGGGTCTTTCGTACAATAATAGAACTTCATATTTCTCCCAAAAGTTCCTATCATGATAAGAATTGAACTTTCAATTTTTGCAattgatatattattattaatatgatttcaattaaaatcatccttcttgaatttattttggttaaattaAACAACACAATAGCATATTTTTATACTTACAATTATACCATAAACACtgatttaaaattcttttattgcaaatcaaaatttcaaattgttgttttgtaatGAATTATTATGTCTTTAGTCAACACTTTTTAAAACTAAGACTTAATGCAACTAGAAGAGGAAATGTTTTTCAATAAGAAtgctacttttaaaaaatcgtacCTGCGAAGTGGTGACCCGGGGTAATACTATTGGCGGCCCTAGAATCCTCAGTGTCCTGATGGCGCCAACCCTCCAGCCAACCTCGAGGACAGCCAGATTTTGGTTTCACTAATGTGTATGTTCCAAATGGCCACTCAACTGAGAATGATAGAAAAGTTAACGTTGTGGATTTTGCATCTGTGGTAATATTTCTTCTATATATACTCACAATATATAGTTCGAAAGTGTAATGATATATCGTtgtcttttaaagaaataaatccAAGCCGCATACCAACCATGTttcaatacatattttaaaatatttttgtttaactaGAAAAGTTCATTCGTTTAACTTGCAGagtaattaattgatttttttaaaattaaaaacctacaacatttaagggggatgtgcggccatttGGTatatttgaggataagaatgtaaacgtTTCTTGAAGTGGCTTGTTTCAgcccgaaactggccaaaaatgttgtcaaaagatgtaaagcaataaatatgaagtcctatAGCTACAtgccattttgtttgaaaagtatgcatacaagaacaggacaatgccttttcTACACTAAGAACAGCCGTcaaactgcgcagctacagacttattttgaagatttataaatctgaaaaaaatggaCATTCAgtggtgtcctctctacaaccatttgttgtgaaaaagtttgaattttgctCTTTCAAGTGTTAATTTTGCCTCAAATAGGGTAGCCTATTTTTATCAGTCAGCATTGGATTTATTTTTAGAGCAAGAATAATCCAGTCTATACTTAGAACTCCTGTGTCTATGGAGACACATTGTcgttatataaaataaaaatctcttaACCTGTCCCATGATTGTTTTATCgggatttttttagttttataagTATAAAGTCCGTAAAAGAGAttgtcttaaattaaaaaaaagtatacattTGGTTTAAAGAAAATATCCTTGCAATGTACCTCCAGAGACACAGATAAATATATCTTGTGATTTTTTAGGTCCATTTTAAGACTAGGGTACCTTACTTTGATACAAAGTTACATCTTAAATGAGCAAAACttaaactttttctcaacaaatggttgtagagagaaccccttttatattttttgcagatttttaaatcttcaaaaaaagttctgtagctgcgcagttgGACAGACGTTCTgggtgattaaaaaggcattgtcctgttcttgtatgcatacttttcaaacaaaatggtatgtatgacttcatatttattgcttttacatcttttggcaacatttttggccagtttGGGACTGAAAttagccagttcaagaaatgtctatatacatatacattcgTATCCTCAAATGTTCAaaatggccgcacatcccccttaaaagaaatattatcaatattttaattatatcgACTAGGCACATGTAAAATCAGCAATAAAAGAACTGTTCTAATACTTAAACTGATAAGTACCTGCAGTTGTAAAGCTTGTGAAAGAGAACAGAACACAAATCCCAATTGTTTTCATGTGGAAACTGTAAATATATCGATATAAATCTGATTAAGTTGGTataactagtacatgtatattgcgcCTACAtcttatcgaaataaacaaaacattaagtGCACTTCTCTAAGTATTTTCTTTCCGAAAACCACTTGCTAAATAATCACGAATGCAatagattacatgtatttcgttcacaaaatatctgaaaaatcCGCAGTTTAGATAACCCATGGATTTTTATAACTCTAcctattaaaattttaaaaaaatattgtccgtcaaataatgtaaattttgaataataaaaaacagtgatttgtttttaataatggtGTTCTCTAATCTACAAGGTGGGTAAACCGCCTTAAGACCGAGTAATTTTCGAATATCGTCATCATTTATGATTCTGTATacactaaataaataaaatgtactgaTAGGTTATCAAAAACCAATACCATTTCTAAATAGGGACCCATTTAAAAGCACCAATTTCAGATACTTACTGTAAGACTTCgtaatttttgtatatatattttccttgtACTTTACAGCAAAAACTATCTTTTGATTTACTTTGTAAATTATACATAAGTAGCAAACAAAGTAATGTGTCAACTTGTTTGATATATAGAAGTAATGATTAACTAGACTAAGTATAAGAAATTACGCGATTAACTATAATTTTGTTGAGAAATTTTAAGAATCCGGACGCTTAATAATTAATccatttatatattataaataggCAAATGGTATTATAATACAACATAAGCGGATCTGTAATTGAATGGGCTAAATGTAACGTTATCACGCACTTACCTTGTCATATCATTTATTAGCATATGAAAACTGCTACGATACTGGAAATAATTGCAACGCTAACAGCCTTTAATACACATGAGGTATTTTGTTGTTGTCAAACAGAATAAATGATGATACTTTCgtaaatatgttacatgtttgATGTCGCAATAAGATGTCAATTTTGTTGCACACATGGCGTTAAATGACAGCTTGAGAGGagaatatttacaatttcaagAGTAGCTACTTTtgcatttctattttttttatttctttaatagatacatgtatgattcaTATGGCTGTTGATCAAAATGGCCTCTGTGTACGATCGAGTCAGTAGTTCTCATTAATCAAagttaataatgaaataaaacaaattacactTTCCTACATTTAATCGTTTATGCATTCATATTGATACTATCTGGATGACGTAATACTTGATAGCACATTAGCAATCGAGAAAAGTGATATTTGTATGACGTTTAGCAAGAATGTCCAATAGATAGCTTCCTgagaaaataataaacaaaaagaaatatctaTGATGATATCTAAATGTATTTGGtcacttaaataaaaaatgaaatatgatctTGAGTGGAAAACTTGACAACAAAATAGGAATTCGAATAAATCCAGACTACGATGTAAGCAACAAAATACATCAAAAAAATCCTTATATTTAGCTACATTTAGGCGATGATGTCAAttcatttacatatttatatttttggatGTCATTCTCTTGATTAAAACGTTTTTCAGGTTCGGAATTCCGATGTTTAGGAAACAAACATTTTGTGCTCGATAAACTATGTTCACCAGAACCCCATTCTAAGGACAATATTTTGGTACAAATGACagttgataaataattatacGATGTTAATCATAATAAATTGTTTCCGATTCAAATTAGTCCCATTTGGTAAGTTTGAGGCATTATTGGTTATATGGCAGTGATTAAGTGAACAAAAGCTTTTTATCAATCatctttttttgtaaattacttGGATTAAGGGTTACATCTGTCGCCTGATCACTTGTGCTTCagaaaattcattcaaacaatgTGAATGATGCGtgcattttaaaataagagAACGTGCTGGAGCTGATATAACGATCTAAATTACTCTTTTATCTTAAGATacaaatatgagaaaaaaatcctTATGATTTTCCTACGAAATTTTAATATTCTACTCCATTAAAGAACGGGTTCAgtcattatctttgtatttaagAACTCTACATTTATATAAGGACGTAAATTAGCCATACATAAATGACATTAGGTAGCAAGCATTActaaaaaatgaatacaaaaaagaTGATCTTTTTATGGTTGTCGACAgaaacacattttcaaaataattaatgtataattgtttcttttacttatttgataaaattgtttaatgGCTGACGGTAATGAAATGAATGATAGCTTGATATTTATCATTGTTTGCTttactgttttttttataaatagatcTCATGTTGTTCGATCAATATTGATAAACAATGTATTGGATGTGAAACTGTGTGTATTGaggaataaaattttaatcctCCGTTGAAACGTAAAActtcctttattattatacctTTCATTCATCTTTTATTTCCTCCATTATGGAGAttagaataatacaaacaacAAGTAAATTACAGTCAACGagtcaaaattataaaatgaagatatgtatgtacatataagTAGTGATAAGgaatgaaattacatgtagggttgagattatttacatatattttgaatgtaagaaagttttaaataagTTGATGGGGTGGGAGCTGTGAATTGAGCTACCCAAGGAGTCTGTTAAAGACCGCGCAAGACGTCACAGTATGTCTTGAGTTCAATTTCCTAAACTCTATTTCttccgcttgagaaagaactgTCAGTGTTTGTTTTCCTAGGAGTATTAGGAAAAGGTCGTCTTCCGGAAGGCCGCTGAGTTCCGCTTCCAGGTGTACGGTAAAAGACCTTGTCAACGAGTTCCACCAATTGGAATGCTGCATTGTTAATGCCGGACAAGAGATGGTAGCGTGCGAAAATACGTCGGTAACAAAAtgtccacacacacacacaagctATCGAAGTCTGTAGAGGTTTGGAAGCTATGAGTTTGAAAGTAAATTTGAGGTTTTGAATTTCACTATATGAATTGATGTATTGCCACATAATAAATGGATTAGAGGTGCTGAAAACAGCATTAAAGCGAAAGAAGTCCGGATTGTATGCTGTTCGTTCGATTCGTTGTAGAGTTTGGTGCGTATAGACAGATGAGCGTACAGTCGATTTCCGGGCGGATTTTGACGGGAATGATCCATCCGAAAGCCATGTATTCAGGTAATCTGTAAGTTGATAGGTCTGGAGAAGTTGCAGGACGTCAGGAATAAAGCCCATCTGGGTCTCATTTAGGTTGTACAGGAAGGAGAACAGGCGTGAGGTAAAGATCTTTTTGGGAAGGAATTCAGTGTTCATCCGGCAAAGTCTTCCTAAAAAGAGGAGTTTTCTAGTATCAATTTCTGCCTTGATTGGTAGAATGTTCATGTATTGCTCGACTATATCTGATTTGGTAGGTTTTGGTAGGTTAAAGATCTGCTTGCAGATTCCGTGTTGGAGAGAGTTAAGAAGTCTTACGTCTTCTTTAGTCATGTGGTTCCAGGTTTCACACCCGTAGAGGACATATGGTAATACTACTGACCGGTAGAGGTGAGCCATCGTCGCGGGGTTAATACGAGAAATATGTAGATCGGACAAAGCGTAGAAGGATTTTCATCCTTTGGAGCATGCGTTTGAAATTCGAGATTTCGATTTTGTATTTGAATTGATGGGTATACCTAAATGTCCATAATCTATTCCACATTGAATTTTGGATTGTCCTAAGTAAATGTCTACTTCTGCAGGTTGTTTCTGTTTTTAGCGCGGAATGAGAGAATGGATGATTTGGATGCGTTGTATTCAAATCGCCATTTGGATGCATATGTAGAGGCAGTGTCAAACATAGATTGTAGAGCGCATGGAGATAATGCGATGCAGGCTATGTCGTCTGCAAGGGCTGGTGAATggtaatttttgtcaaatattattGGGTGGTTAGAATGTACTAATTGAAGTTCATCTAGCAGGTCACTGATGAATACTAGGTATAGGAAGGAAGACAACACGCCTCCCTGTCTGACGCCTTGTTGGACTGGAAACCAGCGTGATTTAGTTTGGTTGACTATAACTGCACTCTCGGTGTTCTGATGACAGTCATCAATGATGTTCCATATCTTTCCTCTAATGTTAAGCTTATGCAATTTACACATGAGACCTTTCCTCCATACCGTATCAAATGCGTTGCTTGTGTCTAGAAAGCTTATGTAAACGTTACTACCCATTTCTAGGTTGTGATACAGTGTTTCATGGAGGTTAAATGAGGCAGTGAGGCAACCTAGTTCTTTCTGAAAGCCTTGTTGTTGTAAATTTGGAAACGGTTTACATAAGGACAGAGAGGATATTCTGATTGATAacactttttcaaatattttgaaaattcttggTAGTAAGGCTACTGGACGGTAGCTGTTACAAGAGTTTTAGGCTTAGAGCCTCCTTTAT
This genomic window from Crassostrea angulata isolate pt1a10 chromosome 8, ASM2561291v2, whole genome shotgun sequence contains:
- the LOC128160436 gene encoding uncharacterized protein LOC128160436, whose product is MLINDMTSFHMKTIGICVLFSFTSFTTAVEWPFGTYTLVKPKSGCPRGWLEGWRHQDTEDSRAANSITPGHHFAGTFGRNMKFYYCTKDPNTGMNGGLWPAGNYCILQHGLSCPMGFQPGTVHWDDEDSRNKNSYGGVLPSGSYGRNTDINYCCRGDGSYTKMILLPTSQPFYLLRFSSPCQLVKGMYVREENVHFDDEDSNNKNSASGKHPMGTGNVRNQNLMYCYYSPL